In Argonema galeatum A003/A1, one DNA window encodes the following:
- a CDS encoding slr1659 superfamily regulator — translation MANPEVKGDDYQVQYEPASSTVYFKGDITLGSPKEYVPIVKLLDQAANSDPDTLTLNVKELAFLNSSGISMLSKFVLGMKKKKGTQLVVLGGKKVPWQGKSLKNLERLLPGLKLVVE, via the coding sequence ATGGCAAATCCAGAAGTCAAAGGCGATGACTATCAGGTTCAATACGAGCCAGCGTCCTCAACAGTTTATTTTAAAGGGGATATTACTCTAGGAAGTCCCAAGGAATATGTTCCCATTGTTAAGTTGCTCGATCAAGCGGCTAATTCAGACCCAGACACCCTTACATTAAACGTGAAAGAATTAGCATTCCTCAACAGTTCGGGCATCAGTATGTTATCTAAATTTGTGCTGGGGATGAAGAAGAAGAAAGGGACTCAATTAGTGGTTTTAGGCGGCAAGAAGGTGCCCTGGCAAGGTAAATCATTGAAAAACTTAGAACGATTGCTTCCAGGATTAAAACTGGTAGTAGAATAA
- a CDS encoding mechanosensitive ion channel family protein, with protein MNTVNSILISLLITGLATGLLYVFLFYILRPIFRQFERDIALVTLGVSAYPALIVFAIFSLKITFKNLVSVKIPTGIEHILTSIIIIVISYWSVQLFLQVFIYYLKDYTQKTEVMWDDVLLPILSAVVPVLIFLTGGALVLGTFGVNLSGIWVTLGGATFVLGFALQDILANFFSGIVLLIDTPFQFGDILLLEDGSIGMLRRIGVRVTQLYIFSTHCDVYIPNSVLQGQKLTNLSRPTSLYYIAMDIEIPPESNIDETRKLIEEIVLAHADTLGDIDTKLETIDKYYSYEGCDPNLTQQQKIGKSRLLVEQAVNLQLEEIEQALEALVVTMQFAEKGGITEEEIENVKQEYHAILELMGFQVMNETNNNRNGFDLQENNEEGLVELIREWYRIWLKDPNLLDRDQYFISEEWERKINVLKRRAQRLYQKISNPQGEETRLDDYVMELIKWLKEKLKLSREKWQEPQIRMIGINHNEVSYFIGLELAFFVDDIKLEDGKRGDRVRSQLYQEIFRHLKSTYLTWNGIQENETKGDTGNGADVATNPNLVQTALDPATAKQGFAFYLSVGKNKPAIKAGRPFEG; from the coding sequence ATGAATACAGTGAATTCGATCCTGATTAGTTTGCTAATCACGGGTCTGGCAACTGGGCTATTATATGTATTCTTATTTTATATCCTGCGCCCTATCTTTCGGCAATTTGAACGGGACATCGCACTCGTTACCTTAGGTGTTTCCGCCTATCCAGCCCTCATCGTCTTCGCTATCTTCAGCCTGAAAATCACTTTTAAGAATCTAGTCTCTGTCAAAATTCCTACAGGAATAGAACATATCCTGACATCGATTATAATTATAGTCATTAGTTATTGGTCTGTCCAATTATTTCTCCAAGTTTTTATTTACTACCTCAAAGATTACACTCAAAAAACTGAAGTCATGTGGGATGACGTATTGCTTCCCATCCTATCAGCAGTTGTCCCTGTGCTAATCTTCCTGACTGGCGGGGCTCTTGTTCTCGGAACTTTTGGGGTGAATTTAAGTGGAATTTGGGTAACGCTGGGCGGTGCTACTTTTGTTCTTGGTTTTGCACTTCAGGATATTTTGGCTAATTTCTTTAGTGGGATTGTTTTACTGATTGATACGCCTTTTCAATTTGGTGACATCCTGCTCCTTGAAGATGGTTCAATCGGAATGCTACGCCGGATTGGTGTTCGGGTGACTCAGTTATATATATTTAGTACCCATTGTGATGTTTATATTCCTAACAGTGTATTGCAGGGTCAAAAACTCACGAATCTGAGTCGTCCCACCTCTTTGTACTATATCGCTATGGATATAGAGATACCCCCTGAATCTAATATTGATGAAACCCGGAAGCTGATCGAAGAAATTGTGTTAGCTCATGCCGATACACTGGGGGATATTGATACTAAATTAGAAACGATCGATAAATACTATAGCTACGAAGGATGTGACCCTAATCTCACCCAACAACAAAAAATAGGCAAATCACGGCTACTGGTAGAACAGGCGGTCAATTTACAATTAGAGGAAATAGAACAAGCCCTTGAAGCTTTGGTTGTGACAATGCAGTTTGCTGAAAAAGGAGGGATAACTGAAGAGGAAATAGAAAATGTCAAACAGGAATATCACGCAATCCTAGAACTTATGGGTTTCCAAGTAATGAATGAAACCAATAATAACCGCAATGGATTTGATCTTCAGGAAAATAATGAAGAGGGATTGGTTGAGTTAATTAGGGAGTGGTATCGAATTTGGCTTAAAGATCCTAATTTACTGGATCGGGATCAATACTTCATTTCTGAGGAATGGGAGCGAAAGATTAATGTATTAAAACGAAGAGCGCAACGCTTGTATCAAAAGATATCCAATCCTCAAGGTGAGGAAACTCGCTTAGATGATTATGTGATGGAGTTAATTAAGTGGCTCAAAGAGAAGTTGAAACTGTCGCGAGAAAAATGGCAAGAGCCTCAAATCAGGATGATCGGAATTAATCATAATGAGGTTTCCTATTTTATTGGTTTGGAACTAGCATTTTTTGTGGATGATATCAAACTGGAAGATGGGAAACGGGGCGATCGCGTGAGAAGCCAACTTTATCAAGAAATCTTCCGCCATCTGAAAAGCACCTACCTTACTTGGAATGGGATTCAAGAGAATGAAACGAAAGGGGATACTGGCAATGGTGCTGATGTCGCTACTAATCCGAATCTTGTCCAGACTGCCCTCGATCCGGCGACGGCTAAACAAGGGTTCGCTTTTTACCTGTCCGTAGGGAAGAACAAACCCGCTATCAAGGCTGGAAGACCTTTTGAGGGGTAA
- a CDS encoding MlaE family lipid ABC transporter permease subunit, translating to MSLRLWGQRLLAAILLGGQVLIHLLNGKIHRRNTLDQMAAVGPESLLIALVTAAFVGMVFTVQVAREFINLGAGTAVGGVLALALCRELAPVLTAVVLAGRVGSAFAAEIGTMRVTEQIDALLILKTDPIDYLVIPRVIACCLMLPILTIMCLVTGMMGGLLIATNLYGISQSVFLDSVRNFLDIWDICSAAIKAFCFGALIAVIGCSWGLTTTGGAKGVGQSTTTAVVTSLLAIFIVNFLLTWVMFQGTGSVIQKGL from the coding sequence TTGAGTTTAAGGTTATGGGGACAGCGCTTGCTAGCGGCAATTTTGTTGGGCGGACAAGTACTAATCCACCTACTCAATGGCAAAATCCACCGGCGCAACACCCTAGATCAAATGGCAGCAGTTGGCCCAGAATCCCTGCTCATAGCCCTGGTAACAGCGGCTTTCGTAGGCATGGTATTTACAGTTCAGGTGGCGCGTGAGTTTATCAACTTGGGTGCAGGCACCGCCGTGGGAGGAGTTCTGGCACTCGCGTTGTGCCGCGAACTAGCCCCAGTCCTCACCGCTGTGGTGCTGGCGGGACGAGTCGGATCGGCTTTTGCGGCAGAAATAGGCACAATGCGGGTCACCGAACAAATCGACGCCCTCCTGATCCTCAAAACCGATCCGATCGATTATCTGGTGATTCCCCGCGTGATCGCCTGCTGCTTAATGCTGCCAATTTTGACCATTATGTGCCTGGTAACTGGCATGATGGGAGGATTGCTGATTGCCACTAACCTTTACGGCATCTCCCAATCGGTGTTTCTAGATTCAGTCCGCAACTTCCTAGATATCTGGGATATCTGTAGTGCGGCGATCAAGGCTTTTTGCTTCGGAGCGCTAATTGCCGTAATTGGCTGTAGCTGGGGCTTGACGACGACAGGAGGCGCTAAAGGTGTGGGACAATCAACGACGACCGCCGTGGTAACATCTTTGCTAGCGATCTTTATTGTCAATTTTTTATTGACTTGGGTCATGTTTCAGGGCACGGGCAGTGTTATTCAAAAAGGCTTATGA
- a CDS encoding DUF3119 family protein, with translation MTTAAPIAQQTVELSPSYTLPIVLVVGAIPLLLVQVWLSSIVALFGLFLLFQTATIRLKFTETALEVYRSDKIIRSFPYREWQNWRIFWPGVPILFYFKEVKSIHFLPMLFDPKMLQICLEQRCPKI, from the coding sequence GTGACCACCGCTGCTCCTATCGCGCAACAAACGGTTGAACTCTCTCCCAGTTACACGCTGCCTATTGTCTTAGTAGTAGGCGCAATACCCCTATTGCTGGTGCAAGTCTGGCTTAGTTCGATCGTCGCTCTGTTTGGATTATTCCTCTTGTTCCAGACTGCCACTATCCGTCTGAAATTTACAGAAACGGCTTTAGAGGTATACCGCTCCGATAAGATAATCCGCAGCTTCCCTTACCGGGAATGGCAAAATTGGCGAATTTTTTGGCCGGGAGTGCCAATTTTGTTTTATTTTAAAGAAGTCAAAAGCATTCACTTCTTGCCTATGTTGTTCGATCCCAAGATGCTACAAATCTGTTTGGAACAACGCTGTCCGAAGATTTAG